Proteins co-encoded in one Arthrobacter alpinus genomic window:
- a CDS encoding SHOCT domain-containing protein, whose product MGNYGRVIGGHYLNATVSPAPIGSELVVQSGLKWRKLNEKHVSAWEEIVAESKSGTVSAVGQAVAGAVLPRFMSKAASAAVGATLDTTMRPPHTVRIDWADGKQSLVKLPDKLYTHLALMLKSRQIAPVESTPQEIDASPALVAPIGLGEQALTHLSGFFKDRLPVPATALESAQAIQPDVAEQITKLAALRDAGILSEDEFSDKKSELLARL is encoded by the coding sequence ATGGGCAATTACGGGCGTGTTATAGGCGGGCACTACTTGAACGCGACCGTGTCGCCGGCTCCTATTGGGAGCGAGCTCGTCGTGCAGTCTGGTCTCAAATGGAGGAAGCTGAACGAAAAGCACGTCAGCGCCTGGGAAGAGATCGTTGCTGAGTCGAAAAGCGGCACTGTAAGCGCGGTAGGTCAAGCGGTTGCTGGAGCCGTACTTCCGCGCTTCATGAGTAAGGCCGCCTCCGCTGCGGTCGGCGCAACGCTTGACACGACTATGCGGCCACCGCATACGGTCCGCATTGACTGGGCTGACGGGAAGCAATCACTCGTCAAGTTGCCCGACAAGCTCTACACTCACCTCGCACTAATGCTGAAGAGTCGGCAAATTGCGCCTGTGGAATCGACGCCGCAAGAGATCGATGCATCGCCTGCACTTGTTGCCCCAATTGGCCTTGGAGAGCAAGCGCTCACGCACTTGTCGGGATTCTTCAAAGACCGGCTACCTGTGCCAGCCACGGCCCTCGAATCGGCACAGGCGATCCAACCCGATGTAGCAGAGCAAATTACTAAGCTCGCTGCACTCCGAGATGCTGGAATACTCAGCGAAGACGAATTCTCAGATAAGAAGTCCGAACTGCTGGCGCGCCTCTGA
- a CDS encoding tyrosine-type recombinase/integrase, protein MYQMTGPTGAQAEAGLLAKLNAMLPPTDDVISPDMVMSELAKFWWLEFEDLKRAANTRRRYREIIDTYILPGVGNLTIREANVSTLDKFLKGVRTKHGNATAKMSKTLLTGMLSLATRHGAAAANPLREVARIPTSTKEVRALTIDEVAKLRHDVYAWQQPTGRQNGLHEKDILDVVDMMLATGARIGEALAIRWSDVDLAAEKPTVTVRGTVIDVRGKNGLRIQDHPKSANSRQRYFLPLFAVEMLRRRQADPVRQNDLDLVFPSTTLTIRDPNGFRKQWREARKAVGFEWVTPHTFRKSVGTILANTQGMAAATAQLGHSSEQITSKHYVQKTHEAPDNTEVLQVFGEKPK, encoded by the coding sequence ATGTACCAAATGACCGGGCCAACCGGGGCGCAAGCCGAAGCTGGCCTCCTGGCCAAGCTCAATGCCATGCTGCCTCCTACCGACGATGTCATCAGTCCAGACATGGTCATGAGTGAACTTGCCAAGTTCTGGTGGTTGGAATTCGAAGACCTTAAACGGGCCGCCAATACACGCCGCCGCTACAGGGAAATCATCGATACCTACATCTTGCCCGGCGTCGGCAACCTGACTATTCGAGAAGCGAACGTCTCCACCTTGGACAAGTTCCTCAAGGGTGTGCGCACCAAGCACGGCAACGCAACAGCCAAAATGTCCAAAACGCTGCTTACCGGCATGTTGTCCTTGGCAACACGCCATGGCGCAGCCGCTGCCAACCCTCTCCGGGAAGTCGCCCGAATCCCCACCAGCACTAAAGAAGTCCGGGCACTGACTATTGACGAAGTAGCCAAACTTCGACACGACGTCTATGCCTGGCAGCAGCCAACAGGCAGACAGAACGGTTTGCACGAAAAAGATATCCTCGACGTCGTGGATATGATGCTAGCCACCGGTGCCAGGATCGGCGAAGCGCTTGCCATTCGGTGGTCCGACGTCGACCTTGCGGCCGAGAAGCCAACGGTTACCGTTCGCGGCACCGTCATCGACGTTCGGGGCAAGAACGGACTTAGAATCCAGGACCACCCCAAGAGCGCCAACTCGCGGCAACGCTACTTCCTGCCGCTCTTTGCTGTGGAGATGCTGCGCCGGCGCCAGGCTGATCCTGTCCGCCAGAATGACCTTGACTTGGTGTTTCCTTCCACCACCTTGACCATTCGTGACCCCAATGGGTTTCGCAAGCAGTGGCGCGAAGCCCGGAAGGCCGTCGGCTTCGAATGGGTCACCCCACACACTTTCCGAAAGTCCGTCGGAACCATCCTGGCGAACACCCAAGGCATGGCCGCTGCGACTGCGCAGTTGGGCCACTCGAGCGAACAGATCACAAGCAAGCACTACGTCCAAAAGACGCACGAGGCACCAGACAACACTGAGGTGCTGCAAGTATTCGGCGAGAAGCCCAAATAG
- a CDS encoding helix-turn-helix domain-containing protein — MTEQSNHEPSTLGFVDEWMTPKEICRELQIPEQTFYQWRVKHAGPKAHRIGRHLRISRTDFNAWLATTEDPVV, encoded by the coding sequence ATGACTGAGCAGTCAAACCACGAGCCATCAACCCTTGGTTTCGTCGATGAGTGGATGACGCCGAAAGAGATCTGCCGTGAGTTGCAGATACCCGAGCAGACCTTCTACCAGTGGCGCGTCAAGCACGCGGGCCCGAAGGCTCACAGGATCGGGCGCCACCTTCGCATCAGCCGCACAGATTTCAACGCGTGGCTCGCCACAACAGAAGACCCCGTTGTCTAG